One genomic region from Pseudomonas sp. R5-89-07 encodes:
- a CDS encoding EAL domain-containing response regulator, translating to MASQPATLLIVDDDPQVRKLLETLLQHEGYQTLSADSGEEALRLVAQQPPDLILLDIMMPGMDGYEVASHLKADETTANIPIIMLSALSEPSARVSGLETGAEEFLSKPVERVELWLRVRNLLRLKARGDELKNHSLMLEQQLQRHTDEKTGMSVHDLARQDLEKDLRLAVEQHDFSLHYQPKIELAGGQICALEALLRWDRPGYGAVSPAVFVPLLESLGLIVTVGRWVIDSVCQQIATWQRGAVGAVEVSVNVSGHQLIEGDLIADIAHSLARTGVQAHCLEVELTEGSLMENTQHTIASLQRLRTMGVKISIDDFGTGYSSLAYLRRFPIDTLKIDIAFIREVTTNHQDAAITRTIIELAHSLNLRVVAEGVETQAQLAFLKEAGCDQIQGYLFSRPLSAATLERLLLERLAGA from the coding sequence ATGGCCAGTCAACCCGCCACGCTGTTGATCGTTGACGATGACCCCCAGGTACGCAAGCTGCTGGAAACCCTGCTGCAGCACGAGGGCTACCAGACCCTGAGCGCCGACAGCGGAGAAGAGGCTCTGCGCCTGGTAGCGCAACAGCCGCCGGACCTGATTCTGCTGGATATCATGATGCCGGGCATGGACGGCTACGAAGTGGCGAGCCACTTGAAGGCTGACGAAACCACGGCCAACATCCCGATCATCATGCTCTCGGCCCTGAGTGAGCCCAGCGCCCGCGTCAGCGGGCTGGAAACCGGCGCCGAGGAGTTCCTCAGCAAGCCGGTGGAGCGCGTCGAGTTATGGCTGCGAGTGCGCAACCTGCTGCGACTCAAGGCCCGTGGCGACGAGCTGAAAAACCACAGCCTGATGCTGGAGCAGCAACTGCAGCGGCACACCGATGAAAAAACCGGCATGAGCGTGCATGACCTGGCGCGTCAAGACCTGGAAAAAGACTTGCGCCTGGCGGTTGAACAGCATGATTTCTCCCTGCATTACCAACCCAAGATCGAGCTGGCCGGTGGCCAGATATGCGCCCTGGAAGCCTTGCTGCGCTGGGATCGCCCAGGTTATGGAGCGGTGTCCCCGGCCGTGTTCGTCCCCCTGCTGGAAAGCCTGGGCCTGATCGTGACCGTCGGGCGCTGGGTGATCGACAGTGTTTGCCAGCAGATCGCCACGTGGCAACGCGGCGCCGTGGGCGCGGTGGAAGTGTCGGTCAACGTATCAGGCCATCAACTGATCGAGGGCGACTTGATTGCCGATATCGCGCATAGCCTGGCCAGGACCGGTGTTCAAGCCCACTGCCTGGAGGTCGAACTGACCGAAGGCTCGCTGATGGAGAACACCCAGCACACTATCGCCAGCCTGCAGCGTCTGCGCACCATGGGCGTGAAAATTTCCATTGATGATTTCGGCACCGGCTATTCAAGCCTGGCCTACCTGCGCCGTTTTCCCATCGACACGTTGAAAATCGATATCGCGTTTATCCGCGAAGTCACCACCAACCACCAGGACGCGGCGATCACCCGCACCATCATCGAACTGGCCCACAGCCTGAACCTGCGGGTGGTGGCCGAAGGCGTGGAAACCCAGGCGCAACTGGCGTTTTTGAAGGAAGCCGGCTGCGATCAGATCCAGGGCTACCTGTTCAGCCGACCGCTGTCGGCGGCCACCCTGGAGCGCCTGCTACTGGAGCGTCTGGCCGGTGCGTGA
- a CDS encoding DMT family transporter, with amino-acid sequence MDTAIRRGIWEMIAAMLISGTIGWFVLVSGVSVIEVVFWRCVIGALTLLLVCAWLGYLRLDLLSWARLGLAVLSGVAIVGNWLLLFESYSRASIAISTAVYNVQPFLLVMLAAVFLGEKITLRKITWLSVAFLGMLAIVTAHGGQPSGGDYLTGIALALGAAFLYAVAALIIKQLKAVPPHLMALIQVATGAVLLAPLVPWDRLPVSTDAWAALATLGLVHTGLMYVLLYGAIQKLPTAMTGALSFIYPIAAIFVDWIAFGHRLGWLQWLGVAAILLAAAGLQRGWWWPRSFGRNELAREER; translated from the coding sequence ATGGATACAGCTATCCGTCGCGGAATATGGGAAATGATCGCCGCCATGCTGATTTCCGGCACGATTGGCTGGTTTGTATTGGTATCTGGCGTGTCGGTGATCGAAGTGGTGTTCTGGCGTTGCGTGATCGGGGCGCTGACGCTGCTGTTGGTGTGCGCATGGCTCGGCTACCTGAGGCTGGATCTGCTCAGTTGGGCCAGGTTAGGGCTGGCGGTGCTCAGCGGCGTGGCCATTGTCGGCAACTGGCTGTTGCTATTTGAATCCTACTCGCGCGCGTCGATTGCCATCAGTACGGCGGTCTATAACGTGCAACCGTTTCTGTTGGTGATGCTGGCGGCGGTGTTTCTCGGTGAGAAAATCACCCTGCGGAAAATCACCTGGTTGAGCGTGGCGTTCCTGGGCATGTTGGCGATTGTCACGGCCCATGGCGGCCAACCGAGCGGCGGGGATTATCTGACCGGCATCGCACTGGCCCTGGGCGCGGCGTTTTTGTACGCGGTAGCCGCGTTGATCATCAAGCAGCTCAAGGCGGTGCCACCGCATTTGATGGCCTTGATCCAGGTAGCGACCGGCGCGGTGTTGCTGGCGCCGCTGGTGCCCTGGGACCGCTTACCCGTGTCGACCGACGCCTGGGCGGCACTGGCGACCCTTGGCCTGGTGCACACGGGTTTGATGTATGTGTTGTTGTACGGGGCGATTCAGAAACTGCCGACTGCGATGACCGGCGCATTGTCGTTCATCTACCCGATTGCGGCGATTTTCGTCGACTGGATTGCCTTCGGGCATCGCCTTGGCTGGCTGCAATGGTTGGGTGTGGCGGCGATTTTGCTGGCGGCGGCGGGGTTGCAGCGGGGCTGGTGGTGGCCCCGTAGCTTCGGTAGGAACGAGCTTGCTCGCGAAGAACGCTAA
- a CDS encoding ribose ABC transporter permease has product MAELNIATTTTGKAERVREWMRTVGMLPVLVLLLVGFALASENFMSLQNLSIITQQASVNVVLAAGMTFVILTAGIDLSVGAILAASAVVALQASMSPQFGMFGIAAGIGFGLLLGLVNGGLIAFMRLPPFIVTLGALTAMRGLARLLADDKTVFNPDLPFAFIGNDSILGVPWLVVIAVAVVALSWFILRRTVMGVQIYSVGGNPEAARLSGIKVWKVLLFVYAMSGALAGLGAVMSASRLFAANGLQLGQSYELDAIAAVILGGTSFTGGVGTIGGTLIGALIIAVLTNGLVLLGVSDIWQYIIKGIVIIGAVALDRYRQSGART; this is encoded by the coding sequence ATGGCTGAATTGAATATCGCGACAACAACGACGGGCAAGGCTGAGCGTGTACGCGAGTGGATGCGCACGGTGGGCATGCTGCCGGTGCTGGTGTTGCTGCTGGTGGGGTTTGCCCTGGCCAGCGAGAACTTCATGTCCCTGCAGAACCTGTCGATCATCACGCAGCAGGCTTCGGTGAATGTGGTGCTGGCGGCCGGCATGACTTTCGTGATTCTCACGGCGGGCATCGACCTGTCGGTGGGAGCGATCCTGGCGGCGTCGGCGGTGGTGGCGCTGCAGGCCTCGATGTCGCCGCAGTTCGGCATGTTCGGCATCGCCGCCGGGATCGGCTTCGGGCTGTTGCTGGGGCTGGTCAATGGTGGGTTGATCGCATTCATGCGCCTGCCGCCGTTTATTGTCACCCTGGGCGCGCTCACCGCCATGCGCGGCCTGGCGCGGTTGCTGGCCGACGACAAGACGGTGTTCAACCCCGATTTGCCGTTTGCCTTTATTGGCAATGACTCGATCCTCGGTGTGCCCTGGCTGGTGGTCATTGCCGTGGCCGTGGTGGCGCTGTCGTGGTTTATTTTGCGGCGCACGGTGATGGGTGTGCAGATCTACTCGGTGGGCGGCAACCCGGAAGCGGCGCGGCTGTCGGGGATCAAGGTGTGGAAGGTGCTGCTGTTCGTCTACGCCATGTCCGGTGCGCTGGCCGGCCTCGGCGCGGTGATGAGCGCCTCGCGCCTGTTCGCCGCCAATGGCCTGCAACTGGGGCAGTCCTACGAACTGGACGCGATTGCCGCGGTGATCCTCGGCGGCACCAGCTTTACCGGCGGCGTCGGCACCATCGGCGGCACGCTGATCGGCGCACTGATCATCGCGGTACTCACCAATGGCCTGGTGCTGCTGGGGGTGTCGGATATCTGGCAGTACATCATCAAGGGCATCGTGATCATTGGCGCGGTGGCGCTGGATCGCTATCGCCAGTCCGGCGCCCGTACCTGA
- a CDS encoding HAMP domain-containing sensor histidine kinase produces the protein MDTSLPDPPRSRAEKIVEFKRQKTLLKTGALQDAIFNSAYFSSIATDEKGVIQIFNVGAERMLGYAAADVLNRITPADISDPAELITRAAALSLELDTPITPGFEALVFKASRGIEDIYELTYIRKDGSRLSAMVSVTALRNRHDTIIGYLLIGTDNTARKQEEAERKGFERALEEKNLELEHASHMKSEFLATMSHELRTPLNAVIGFSEALKDGLVGEMSDVQREYIGDIFTSGQHLLSLINDILDLSKVEAGMMDLELEAVALDGLLANSLLIVRETAALQRIELKLECATDFGVLALDLRKTKQIIYNLLANAVKFSEHGGCVTLTVREVSRAGVGHIPGDWPTHGFALPPSAHQRFLELSVSDTGIGIAEDDMSKLFKAFSQIDSSLARKFEGTGLGLAMVKQLSDLYGGSVAVASREGLGARFVVWLPLHRAPEASWPTS, from the coding sequence ATGGACACATCTCTACCCGACCCGCCCCGGTCACGTGCCGAAAAGATTGTCGAGTTCAAACGCCAGAAGACCTTGCTCAAGACCGGCGCGCTGCAGGATGCAATTTTCAACAGCGCGTATTTCTCCAGCATTGCCACTGACGAGAAAGGCGTGATCCAGATCTTCAACGTCGGTGCCGAACGCATGCTCGGTTACGCGGCTGCCGATGTGCTTAACCGCATCACCCCCGCCGACATCTCCGACCCAGCCGAACTGATCACACGCGCCGCCGCCCTCAGCCTGGAGCTCGACACACCGATCACGCCGGGTTTCGAAGCCCTGGTGTTCAAGGCTTCCCGTGGCATCGAAGACATTTACGAGCTGACCTATATCCGCAAGGACGGCAGTCGCCTGTCGGCCATGGTCTCGGTGACGGCCTTGCGTAACCGCCATGACACCATCATCGGTTACCTGCTGATTGGCACCGACAATACCGCACGCAAGCAGGAGGAAGCCGAACGCAAAGGCTTCGAGCGCGCGCTGGAAGAGAAGAACCTGGAGCTGGAGCACGCCAGCCACATGAAGTCCGAGTTCCTGGCGACCATGTCTCACGAATTGCGCACGCCGCTGAACGCGGTGATTGGCTTTTCCGAGGCGCTCAAGGATGGTCTGGTTGGCGAAATGAGCGATGTGCAGCGCGAATACATCGGCGATATCTTCACCAGCGGGCAGCACTTGCTGTCGCTGATCAACGACATTCTCGACCTGTCCAAGGTCGAGGCCGGGATGATGGACCTGGAGCTGGAAGCCGTGGCGCTTGACGGGTTGCTGGCCAACAGTTTGCTGATCGTGCGGGAAACGGCCGCGCTGCAGCGTATCGAGCTGAAATTGGAATGCGCGACGGATTTCGGCGTGCTGGCGTTGGACCTGCGCAAGACCAAGCAGATCATCTACAACCTGCTGGCCAATGCGGTGAAGTTCAGTGAACACGGCGGCTGTGTGACGTTGACGGTGCGCGAAGTCAGCCGCGCCGGGGTCGGCCACATACCTGGAGATTGGCCGACGCACGGGTTCGCCCTGCCCCCCAGCGCGCACCAGCGGTTCCTGGAGCTGAGCGTGAGCGACACCGGCATCGGCATCGCCGAGGACGACATGAGCAAGCTGTTCAAGGCCTTCAGCCAGATCGACAGCAGCCTGGCGCGCAAGTTTGAAGGCACGGGCCTGGGGCTGGCAATGGTCAAGCAACTGAGCGACCTGTATGGCGGCAGCGTCGCCGTGGCCAGCCGCGAAGGCCTGGGCGCTCGCTTCGTGGTATGGCTGCCGTTGCATCGTGCACCGGAGGCGTCATGGCCCACATCCTGA
- a CDS encoding ABC transporter substrate-binding protein gives MNIKRIVPVIALAALMSQAVQARELKALGISMGSLGNPYFVTLADGATARAKELNPNVKVTSVSADYDLSKQFSQIDNFISSKVDLILINAVDPSAMASAIKKARDAGIVVVAVDVDAKGVNATVQTDNVEAGKLACQYLVDKLSGKGNVIIQNGPQVTAVTDRVKGCKAALDSAPDIKVLSDDQDGKGSREGGLNVMQGYLTRFPKIDGLFAINDPQAIGSDLAAKQLKRSGIIITSVDGAPDIENALKTDTQIQASASQDPWAMAQAAVDVGNDLLNDKAPAEAVTLLTPKLITRDNVGTYSGWSSKH, from the coding sequence ATGAACATAAAACGCATCGTTCCCGTCATTGCCTTGGCTGCCCTGATGTCCCAAGCCGTGCAAGCCCGAGAACTCAAGGCCCTGGGCATCAGCATGGGTTCTTTGGGCAACCCGTATTTCGTGACCCTGGCCGACGGCGCCACGGCGCGGGCCAAGGAACTCAATCCCAACGTCAAGGTGACGTCGGTGTCGGCGGATTATGACCTGAGCAAACAGTTTTCACAGATCGACAACTTCATTTCCTCCAAGGTCGACCTGATCCTGATCAATGCCGTCGACCCGTCCGCCATGGCTTCGGCGATCAAGAAAGCGCGGGACGCCGGGATTGTGGTGGTGGCGGTGGATGTGGACGCCAAGGGCGTCAACGCCACGGTGCAGACCGACAACGTCGAAGCCGGCAAGCTGGCCTGCCAGTACCTGGTGGACAAGCTCTCGGGCAAGGGCAACGTGATTATCCAGAACGGCCCGCAAGTCACCGCCGTGACCGACCGCGTCAAAGGCTGCAAGGCCGCGCTGGACAGCGCGCCGGACATCAAGGTGCTGTCCGACGACCAGGACGGCAAAGGCTCGCGCGAAGGCGGCTTGAACGTGATGCAGGGTTACCTCACGCGCTTCCCGAAGATCGACGGCCTGTTCGCGATCAACGACCCGCAAGCCATTGGCAGCGACCTGGCGGCCAAGCAGCTCAAGCGTAGCGGCATCATCATCACCTCGGTGGACGGCGCGCCGGACATCGAGAATGCATTGAAGACCGACACCCAGATCCAGGCCTCCGCCAGCCAGGACCCATGGGCGATGGCCCAGGCCGCCGTGGATGTAGGCAACGACCTGCTCAACGACAAAGCCCCGGCCGAAGCGGTGACCTTGCTCACGCCGAAGCTGATCACCCGTGACAACGTCGGCACCTACAGCGGCTGGTCAAGCAAGCATTGA
- a CDS encoding LacI family DNA-binding transcriptional regulator: MVTMDDVARSAGVSTSTVSHVLNGTRKVSPATVQAVQRAIQALGYTPNTLARSLARSSTSTIGVAISALSNHYFSETVHAIETECARHGYMMLFVDTHDDPEQELRVVTALHHRRVDGIVLAPSNGSRALEYLRANEIPAVLVDRMMSEQFDQVGVENSQATQALIAHLIAHGHRRIGFIAGRSGFSTTHERVAGYQAALQAAGLALDPQLLVNGGSNTEPARQATQQLLNLAAPPTAIMAGNNLMTLGAMHALRDAHLDVPGHIALVGFDDFDWADFFVPRLTLIAQPVQQLGARAVELLLQRMTSPAAPKHSVRLAPRLHVRNSCGCD, encoded by the coding sequence ATGGTCACCATGGATGACGTGGCACGCAGCGCCGGGGTATCGACGTCGACGGTGTCCCATGTGCTGAACGGCACGCGCAAGGTCAGCCCGGCGACGGTGCAGGCGGTGCAGCGGGCGATCCAGGCGTTGGGCTATACGCCCAACACCCTGGCCCGCTCACTGGCACGGTCGAGCACCAGCACCATCGGTGTGGCGATCTCGGCGCTGTCCAACCATTACTTCAGCGAGACGGTGCACGCGATTGAGACCGAGTGCGCCCGGCACGGCTACATGATGCTGTTCGTCGACACCCACGACGACCCGGAGCAAGAGTTGCGCGTGGTCACCGCGCTGCATCACCGGCGGGTCGACGGGATCGTACTGGCGCCTTCGAACGGCTCGCGGGCCCTGGAGTACCTGCGCGCCAACGAGATTCCGGCCGTGCTGGTGGATCGCATGATGAGCGAGCAGTTCGACCAGGTCGGGGTGGAGAACAGCCAGGCCACCCAGGCGTTGATCGCACACTTGATTGCCCACGGGCATCGCCGCATCGGCTTTATCGCCGGGCGCAGCGGTTTCAGTACCACCCATGAACGGGTGGCGGGATACCAGGCTGCATTGCAGGCAGCAGGGCTGGCGCTCGATCCACAGTTGCTGGTCAACGGTGGTTCCAACACTGAGCCAGCGCGCCAGGCCACCCAGCAGTTGCTGAACCTGGCCGCGCCGCCCACGGCCATCATGGCCGGCAATAACCTGATGACCCTCGGCGCCATGCACGCCCTGCGTGACGCCCACCTCGATGTGCCGGGGCATATTGCCCTGGTCGGTTTCGACGATTTCGACTGGGCGGATTTTTTCGTGCCGCGCCTGACGCTGATCGCCCAGCCGGTCCAGCAGCTCGGCGCACGCGCTGTTGAATTGCTGCTGCAACGCATGACGAGCCCCGCTGCACCCAAGCACAGCGTACGCCTGGCGCCACGCCTGCACGTGCGTAATTCCTGTGGCTGTGACTGA
- a CDS encoding Lrp/AsnC family transcriptional regulator encodes MIDTIDQQLIAALMDDSRLSLKALAGITGLSSPSVGERLRRLEERGVLTHYTVDIDPKHFGYLLQAIVRIRPLPGKLQEVERQIQAIPEFTECDKVTGEDCFIARLHVRTMDQLDSLLDRINGYAETNTAIVKKTPVKRRLPPLND; translated from the coding sequence ATGATTGACACCATCGACCAGCAACTGATCGCCGCCTTGATGGATGACTCGCGCCTGTCCCTCAAGGCCCTGGCAGGTATCACCGGGCTGTCTTCCCCCAGCGTCGGCGAACGCTTGCGCCGCCTGGAAGAACGCGGCGTGCTGACCCACTACACCGTCGACATCGACCCCAAGCACTTCGGCTACCTGCTGCAAGCCATCGTGCGCATCCGCCCGCTGCCCGGCAAGTTGCAGGAAGTGGAACGCCAGATCCAGGCGATCCCCGAATTCACCGAATGCGACAAGGTCACCGGCGAAGACTGCTTCATCGCCCGTCTGCACGTGCGCACCATGGACCAACTGGACAGCCTGCTGGACCGGATCAACGGGTATGCCGAAACCAACACCGCCATCGTCAAGAAAACCCCGGTGAAACGCCGCTTGCCGCCCCTGAACGACTGA
- a CDS encoding LysR family transcriptional regulator, protein MFDLELLHSLVCVVDEGSFTRAAERVHRTQSTVSQQIRKLEESVGQVLLVRDRSGQHVSPTEHGELLTQYARRLLNLSREARDALSTEASVVPVRLGVPEDFDAARMASMLSGFVRARPEARLETVSGMSCDLRRQLERGEIDIALVKREVGAGECHASWPEPLVWVCGEGQDLHVGTLPLALFPQGCIYRQRAIRVLDKARRSWRVAFGSHSLTGIQAAVTCGLGVSILPQSAVLNTHRVCTELPPVPPSELALVTGAQRLNATHHSLLDCLRDEISRTGQTLQ, encoded by the coding sequence ATGTTTGATCTCGAACTGCTGCACAGCCTGGTCTGCGTGGTGGACGAAGGCAGCTTCACCCGTGCCGCCGAACGCGTGCATCGCACCCAATCCACCGTCAGCCAGCAGATTCGCAAGCTCGAAGAGAGCGTCGGGCAAGTGCTGTTGGTGCGGGATCGCTCCGGCCAGCACGTCAGCCCGACGGAGCATGGCGAGCTGCTGACCCAGTACGCACGGCGCCTGCTCAATCTGTCCCGGGAAGCCCGTGACGCCCTGAGCACCGAGGCCAGTGTGGTGCCGGTACGCTTGGGCGTGCCGGAGGATTTCGACGCTGCGCGCATGGCCTCGATGCTTTCGGGGTTTGTCCGCGCCCGCCCTGAAGCGCGGCTGGAAACGGTCAGCGGCATGAGCTGCGACCTGCGCCGCCAGTTGGAGCGCGGCGAGATCGATATTGCTCTGGTCAAGCGTGAAGTCGGCGCCGGCGAATGCCACGCCAGTTGGCCCGAGCCTTTGGTGTGGGTGTGCGGCGAAGGCCAGGACCTGCACGTCGGCACCTTGCCCCTGGCCCTGTTCCCCCAGGGCTGCATTTACCGCCAGCGCGCGATCCGCGTCTTGGACAAGGCCCGCCGCAGCTGGCGCGTGGCGTTTGGCAGCCACAGCCTCACCGGGATCCAGGCAGCGGTCACCTGCGGCCTCGGTGTGAGCATCCTGCCCCAAAGCGCGGTGCTGAACACCCACCGCGTCTGCACGGAACTGCCGCCGGTGCCGCCGTCGGAGTTGGCGCTGGTCACCGGCGCGCAGCGCTTGAATGCCACCCATCACAGCCTGCTTGACTGCCTGCGCGACGAAATTTCACGCACCGGCCAGACGCTCCAGTAG
- a CDS encoding response regulator: MAHILIVEDNEANMRLARLLLINAGHTVLWAADAEIGLTLAREQQPALILMDIQLPGMDGLAATTLLKQDPVTAHIPVIALTAMAMKEDREKTRLAGCDAYIIKPLRYKELYQVIDSLLQKTINPLT, from the coding sequence ATGGCCCACATCCTGATCGTCGAAGACAACGAGGCGAACATGCGCCTGGCCCGCCTGCTGCTGATCAACGCCGGGCACACGGTACTCTGGGCCGCCGATGCCGAAATCGGCCTGACCCTGGCCCGGGAACAACAACCAGCGCTGATCCTGATGGACATCCAACTGCCGGGCATGGACGGCCTGGCCGCCACTACCTTGCTCAAGCAAGACCCCGTCACTGCCCATATCCCGGTGATCGCCCTCACCGCCATGGCCATGAAGGAGGACAGGGAAAAAACCCGCCTGGCCGGTTGCGATGCCTACATCATCAAGCCGCTGCGCTACAAAGAGCTGTACCAGGTGATCGACAGCTTGCTGCAAAAGACTATCAACCCCCTCACATGA
- a CDS encoding sugar ABC transporter ATP-binding protein, protein MSLEPLLEMQGISKTFNGLRVLKSVGLKVYPGEIHALMGENGAGKSTLMKILSGAYQADPGGEIRIDGQPVASFTPATAKALGIAVIYQELSLCPNLSVAENIYLGRELRRGWTIDRKGMQAGCLEVLQRLGAEFTAATLVSSLSIAERQLVEIARALHAHARILVMDEPTTPLSSRETDRLFALIKQLRSQGLAIIYISHRMAEIYELSDRVSVLRDGQYIGELSRDALSAEVLVKMMVGRDLSGFYKKEHAAYNPGNVVMRVRDMADGKRVRNCSFDLHAGEVLGIAGLVGAGRTELARLIFAADPRTSGTLEVVGKTVTQLRTPADAIRAGVVYLTEDRKAQGLFLDMSVADNINVCACVPDARAGGVLDRSHGAQRANDAIKSLSIRVASGKVNVGALSGGNQQKVLLARLLEVKPHVLILDEPTRGVDIGSKSEIYRIINQLAQAGVGIVVISSELPEIIGTCDRVLIMREGQLVAEVGGASGHVISQERIIDLATGGDQVAANG, encoded by the coding sequence ATGAGCCTTGAACCCTTGCTTGAGATGCAGGGCATCAGCAAAACCTTCAACGGTTTGCGCGTGCTCAAAAGTGTCGGCCTGAAGGTCTACCCCGGCGAAATCCACGCCTTGATGGGGGAGAACGGCGCCGGCAAATCCACGCTGATGAAAATCCTCTCCGGCGCTTACCAGGCCGACCCCGGCGGCGAAATCCGCATCGACGGCCAACCCGTCGCCAGCTTTACACCCGCTACCGCCAAAGCCCTCGGCATCGCCGTGATCTATCAGGAATTGAGCCTGTGCCCGAACCTGAGCGTGGCCGAGAACATCTACCTGGGCCGCGAATTGCGGCGTGGCTGGACCATTGACCGCAAGGGCATGCAAGCCGGCTGCCTGGAAGTGCTGCAACGCCTGGGCGCTGAATTCACCGCCGCCACCCTGGTGAGCAGCCTATCGATCGCCGAGCGCCAGTTGGTGGAAATCGCCCGCGCCCTGCATGCCCACGCCCGTATCCTGGTGATGGACGAACCGACCACGCCATTGTCATCGCGCGAGACCGACCGCCTGTTCGCGCTGATCAAACAGCTACGCAGCCAGGGCCTTGCGATCATCTATATCAGCCACCGCATGGCCGAAATCTATGAGTTGTCGGACCGCGTGTCGGTGCTGCGCGACGGCCAGTACATCGGCGAACTGAGCCGCGATGCACTGTCGGCCGAAGTGCTGGTGAAAATGATGGTGGGCCGCGACCTGTCCGGCTTCTACAAGAAGGAACACGCCGCGTATAACCCCGGCAACGTGGTGATGCGCGTGCGCGACATGGCCGACGGCAAGCGCGTACGCAACTGCAGTTTCGACCTGCATGCCGGCGAAGTGCTGGGCATTGCCGGGCTGGTCGGGGCAGGGCGCACGGAGCTGGCGCGCTTGATCTTCGCCGCCGACCCGCGCACCAGCGGCACCCTGGAAGTGGTCGGCAAAACCGTCACCCAGCTGCGCACCCCGGCCGATGCGATCCGCGCCGGCGTGGTGTACCTCACCGAGGACCGCAAGGCCCAGGGCCTGTTCCTCGACATGAGCGTGGCCGACAACATCAACGTGTGCGCCTGTGTGCCGGACGCCCGCGCCGGTGGGGTGCTGGACCGCAGCCATGGCGCACAGCGCGCCAATGATGCGATCAAGTCGCTGTCTATTCGGGTGGCGTCGGGCAAGGTCAATGTGGGCGCGCTGTCCGGCGGCAACCAGCAGAAGGTGTTGCTGGCGCGGCTGCTGGAGGTCAAGCCGCATGTGCTGATTCTGGATGAGCCCACCCGTGGGGTGGACATCGGCTCCAAGTCCGAGATCTACCGCATCATCAATCAACTGGCCCAGGCCGGTGTCGGCATCGTGGTGATTTCCAGCGAGCTGCCGGAAATCATCGGCACGTGCGACCGCGTGCTGATCATGCGCGAAGGCCAGTTGGTGGCCGAAGTCGGCGGGGCCTCCGGTCACGTCATCTCCCAGGAACGTATTATCGACCTCGCCACCGGTGGCGATCAGGTGGCTGCCAATGGCTGA